From the Acetobacter aceti genome, one window contains:
- the pstS gene encoding phosphate ABC transporter substrate-binding protein PstS has translation MLNKTRFLTALLLTAAPVMAHQACAADITGAGSSFAAPIYQAWGDGAKSATGVSLNYQSVGSSAGQNLVTARTVDFGASDAPMADSKLTSAALYQFPTVIGGIVPIVNVPGIASNQLKLTGAVLADIYLGKISNWNDPKIAALNPGVSLPDVAIAPVHRADGSGTTFVFTSYLTKMSADWKDQVGAATSVQWAGGAGARGNDGVGSSVRATEGGIGYVEYAYARRNSIPTVQLQDKDGEFVTPDLGSFSAAAASADWDHAPHFAVDLLNGAGKNVWPIVSATFVLVPTNPKDAGRAEAVYKFFDHSFRTGDATAQKLDYVALPESVKQKIEAGYPGKK, from the coding sequence ATGCTCAACAAAACCCGTTTTCTCACCGCTCTTCTGCTGACGGCTGCGCCGGTCATGGCGCATCAGGCATGTGCTGCCGATATCACAGGTGCTGGTTCCAGCTTCGCGGCGCCGATCTATCAGGCATGGGGTGACGGTGCGAAGTCGGCAACTGGCGTTTCCCTGAACTATCAGAGCGTTGGTTCAAGCGCTGGCCAGAATCTGGTGACAGCCCGTACGGTCGATTTCGGCGCGTCCGACGCCCCGATGGCTGACAGCAAGCTGACATCTGCCGCTCTTTATCAGTTCCCGACCGTCATCGGCGGCATCGTGCCGATCGTCAATGTTCCGGGTATTGCTTCCAATCAGCTGAAGCTGACAGGCGCCGTGCTTGCGGACATCTATCTCGGCAAGATCTCCAACTGGAATGACCCGAAGATCGCAGCTCTCAACCCGGGCGTTTCTCTTCCGGACGTTGCCATTGCTCCTGTGCATCGCGCTGACGGTTCCGGCACGACCTTCGTGTTTACATCCTATCTGACCAAGATGTCCGCTGACTGGAAAGATCAGGTCGGCGCAGCCACATCGGTTCAGTGGGCTGGCGGCGCTGGCGCCCGCGGCAATGACGGTGTTGGCTCTTCTGTGCGTGCGACCGAAGGTGGCATTGGTTACGTCGAGTATGCCTATGCACGCCGCAACAGCATCCCGACCGTCCAGCTTCAGGACAAGGATGGCGAGTTCGTCACTCCGGATCTCGGCAGCTTCTCCGCAGCGGCTGCTTCGGCTGACTGGGACCATGCCCCGCACTTCGCTGTCGATCTGCTGAACGGCGCAGGCAAGAACGTGTGGCCGATCGTTTCCGCAACATTCGTGCTGGTTCCGACCAACCCGAAAGACGCTGGTCGCGCCGAGGCTGTTTACAAGTTCTTCGACCACTCCTTCCGCACCGGCGACGCAACGGCTCAGAAGCTTGACTATGTCGCTCTGCCGGAAAGCGTGAAGCAGAAGATCGAAGCTGGTTACCCAGGCAAGAAATAA
- a CDS encoding cell wall metabolism sensor histidine kinase WalK: MTAAEIAACLVPVWLTGSFAGWFIRGRSLSRMLPGSVRARREEVGTSSVSLEEVLDLLPEAAVLLDGHGALRFANIEAREAFGDTLGTIMRYPDVFSSMRHLNGVTVKASAEFVLTVPVRRVVRVDLRLLPEVLATGPAHILAILTDCSERDAVERMRSDFVAYASHELRTPLTALIGFIETLRGPAADDPAAQQQFLAIMAGQAHRMQRLIEQLLELSRAEMLEHRKPRGSMDAKHVIELVRDELSSLCAAKHVQLETEVADIPVPGDQEQIIRVIVNLVENAVKYAGTDGRSVRILLSAGQKVLLGRPGVVFVVEDNGVGIAEEHLPRLTERFYRVEGHRNAPASGYGLGLAIVRHIVDRHDGCLEIRSRIGHGTRCEVWLPSGREAPRI, from the coding sequence ATGACGGCGGCAGAAATTGCAGCCTGTCTGGTTCCCGTCTGGCTGACAGGCAGCTTCGCCGGCTGGTTCATCCGGGGGCGCAGCCTGTCCCGCATGCTGCCGGGAAGCGTGCGGGCCCGGCGGGAAGAGGTCGGCACATCCTCGGTGTCCCTGGAAGAAGTGCTCGACCTTCTTCCAGAAGCCGCCGTTCTTCTGGATGGCCACGGCGCGCTCCGTTTCGCCAACATTGAAGCTCGTGAAGCGTTTGGCGATACGCTCGGCACGATCATGCGTTATCCGGACGTGTTTTCCTCCATGCGGCACCTCAATGGCGTCACGGTCAAGGCCAGCGCCGAGTTTGTGCTGACGGTGCCGGTACGGCGTGTCGTGCGGGTCGATCTTCGTCTGCTGCCCGAAGTGCTGGCGACCGGACCCGCGCACATTCTGGCTATTCTGACAGACTGTTCAGAGCGTGACGCTGTCGAGAGAATGCGTTCCGATTTTGTGGCTTATGCGAGCCACGAGTTACGCACACCTCTCACAGCGCTGATCGGATTCATTGAAACCCTGCGCGGACCAGCCGCTGACGATCCTGCCGCGCAGCAGCAGTTTCTGGCGATCATGGCGGGCCAGGCGCACCGGATGCAGCGTCTGATCGAGCAGTTGCTGGAGTTGTCCCGCGCCGAGATGCTGGAGCACCGCAAACCACGGGGCAGCATGGACGCAAAACATGTCATCGAGCTTGTCCGCGATGAACTGAGCAGCCTGTGTGCTGCAAAACATGTTCAACTGGAGACAGAGGTTGCGGACATCCCTGTTCCCGGAGATCAGGAACAGATTATCCGGGTCATTGTGAATCTCGTCGAGAACGCCGTGAAATATGCAGGCACGGATGGACGTTCCGTGAGAATTTTATTGTCCGCCGGGCAAAAGGTCCTGCTTGGCCGTCCCGGCGTGGTGTTTGTTGTCGAGGATAACGGCGTTGGTATCGCCGAGGAGCATCTGCCTCGTCTGACCGAGCGTTTCTACAGGGTCGAGGGACATCGCAATGCTCCCGCCTCGGGTTATGGTCTGGGACTGGCCATTGTCCGGCATATCGTGGATCGGCATGACGGGTGTCTGGAAATCAGAAGCCGGATCGGGCATGGCACGCGGTGCGAGGTCTGGCTGCCCTCCGGACGGGAAGCTCCCCGAATATGA
- the phoB gene encoding phosphate regulon transcriptional regulator PhoB, producing MSETSANSGLRILVVEDDPALQVMLRYNLEKQGYRVEVAGDGESAQTAFSSFRPALVLLDWMLPGGVTGLDLCRRFRAAPGGHELPIIMLTARAEETDAIRGLETGADDYLTKPVSMATLEARMRALLRRTQTPAEMLAFEDIVLDLVKHRVERGGRSVQLGPTEFRLLEFFMRRPGRVFSREEILRSIWGENIHVEIRTVDVHIRRLRKEINGPDEKDLIRTVRSAGYALDSEGE from the coding sequence ATGTCAGAGACATCCGCTAACAGTGGATTGCGTATCCTTGTCGTGGAGGATGACCCTGCCCTGCAGGTCATGCTGCGCTATAACCTCGAAAAGCAGGGATATCGGGTCGAAGTGGCCGGAGATGGCGAGTCTGCGCAGACTGCCTTTTCCAGCTTCCGTCCGGCTCTGGTCCTGCTGGACTGGATGCTTCCCGGCGGAGTGACCGGACTTGACCTTTGCCGTCGTTTCAGGGCCGCGCCGGGTGGCCACGAACTGCCGATCATCATGCTGACAGCTCGAGCCGAAGAGACGGATGCGATCCGTGGACTTGAGACCGGTGCTGATGACTATCTGACCAAGCCGGTCAGCATGGCGACTCTGGAAGCCAGAATGCGGGCGCTTCTGCGCCGGACACAGACGCCTGCGGAAATGCTGGCGTTTGAGGACATCGTGCTGGATCTGGTCAAACACCGCGTGGAACGCGGCGGCCGCTCCGTCCAGCTTGGCCCCACGGAGTTCCGGCTGCTTGAGTTTTTCATGCGCCGCCCGGGGCGGGTCTTTTCACGTGAGGAAATCCTGCGTTCGATCTGGGGCGAGAACATCCATGTCGAAATCCGCACAGTGGACGTGCATATCCGGCGGCTCCGCAAGGAGATCAACGGGCCTGACGAGAAGGATCTGATCCGCACAGTACGGTCGGCCGGTTACGCGCTGGATAGCGAAGGCGAATAA
- the phoU gene encoding phosphate signaling complex protein PhoU yields the protein MTESTHTVKSYEQELEHLGSLMARMGGLVERQTAQAVKAVVDGDEEAALEAPELDPEVDELEREAEALAIRILALRSPMAVDLRTIVAALKITGDLERIGDYASSIARRAMKLESEGNISLVGLRNMGHLVQNNLRRAIDALTTKDRDGAVAVWQSDTAVDELYTAMFRELMTYMMEDPRNIGTCIHLLFVAKNLERIGDHTTNIAERVYYAVTGEMLPAVRPRGGRSYPAS from the coding sequence ATGACTGAATCCACGCATACCGTCAAAAGCTACGAACAGGAACTTGAACATCTCGGCAGCCTGATGGCGCGCATGGGAGGTCTGGTCGAGCGCCAGACAGCGCAGGCCGTCAAGGCCGTAGTGGATGGTGATGAGGAAGCCGCTCTCGAAGCGCCCGAACTTGATCCGGAAGTCGACGAGCTGGAGCGTGAGGCGGAAGCTCTGGCCATCCGTATTCTCGCCCTGCGCTCGCCTATGGCAGTCGATCTCCGCACGATTGTCGCCGCCCTCAAAATCACCGGGGATCTGGAGCGGATTGGCGATTACGCCTCCTCCATTGCGCGTCGCGCCATGAAGCTCGAGTCGGAAGGCAATATCTCACTGGTGGGCCTGCGGAATATGGGACATCTGGTGCAGAACAATCTGCGCCGCGCCATTGATGCCCTGACGACCAAGGACCGGGATGGGGCTGTCGCGGTCTGGCAGTCCGATACGGCGGTCGATGAGCTTTATACGGCGATGTTCCGTGAACTGATGACCTATATGATGGAAGATCCCCGCAATATCGGGACCTGCATCCATCTGCTGTTTGTGGCGAAGAACCTTGAGCGCATCGGCGATCATACGACCAATATCGCCGAGCGTGTTTATTATGCCGTGACAGGCGAAATGCTTCCTGCCGTCCGTCCCCGTGGCGGTCGCAGTTATCCTGCTTCCTGA
- the pstB gene encoding phosphate ABC transporter ATP-binding protein PstB → MTTQTGNGQAAAEKPAISVKSLDFYYGEHKALRNISMDFAPRKVTGMIGPSGCGKSTLLRVLNRMYDLYPGQRATGEVLFDGRNVIGQGIDLNRLRARVGMVFQKPTPFPMSIYDNIAFGVKLHEKLSRSEMDGRVEDVLRRVALWAEVKDRLKASATALSGGQQQRLCIARTIATRPEVVLLDEPTSALDPVSTARIEELLDELKKEFTIAIVTHNMQQAARCADQVAFFYLGELVEMDSTDRMFTAPKETRTQDYITGRFG, encoded by the coding sequence ATGACCACCCAGACAGGCAACGGACAGGCTGCGGCGGAAAAACCGGCTATTTCCGTAAAGTCGCTCGATTTTTACTATGGAGAGCACAAGGCCCTCCGCAACATCTCCATGGATTTCGCCCCCCGCAAGGTCACCGGCATGATCGGTCCTTCCGGCTGCGGCAAATCTACGCTGCTCCGTGTTCTCAACCGGATGTATGATCTGTATCCCGGCCAGCGCGCCACCGGCGAAGTGTTGTTTGACGGCCGCAACGTCATCGGTCAGGGCATTGATCTCAACCGGCTGCGCGCCCGTGTGGGGATGGTCTTCCAGAAACCCACGCCGTTTCCGATGTCGATCTATGACAACATCGCCTTTGGCGTGAAACTGCACGAAAAACTCTCCCGCTCCGAGATGGACGGTCGGGTCGAGGATGTGCTGCGCCGCGTCGCCCTGTGGGCGGAGGTGAAGGATCGCCTGAAAGCCTCGGCGACCGCATTGTCCGGCGGTCAGCAGCAGCGTCTCTGCATTGCCCGCACGATCGCCACCCGTCCCGAAGTCGTCCTGCTTGACGAACCGACAAGCGCTCTCGACCCGGTCTCCACGGCCCGCATCGAGGAACTGCTTGATGAACTCAAGAAAGAGTTCACGATCGCCATTGTGACGCACAATATGCAGCAGGCGGCGCGTTGCGCCGATCAGGTCGCGTTCTTCTATCTTGGTGAGCTGGTGGAAATGGACAGCACTGACCGCATGTTCACCGCTCCGAAAGAAACCCGGACGCAGGATTACATCACCGGTCGATTTGGCTGA
- the pstA gene encoding phosphate ABC transporter permease PstA, whose protein sequence is MTRTNETMQPVVTDGWKVDGSLALRRRIMDRLATALSIGATSIALIALGSILFTLVARGAGGLSLVTFTHSTASPGLNGGLANAIVGSLIQTFVSILIGAPIGMMCGIYLADYGRGWMASTTRFVSDMLLSAPSILIGLFIYELVVVPTGQFSGLAGSLALAILALPIVVRTTEDMLRLVPVSLREAGIGLGASKWRVILFICLRAARTGVLTGVLLAVARVAGETAPLLFTSLGNLDWSVRLTQPMASLPVTIYQYAGSAFDDWVQLAWTGALLVTLGVLIINILVRVGFGRKGA, encoded by the coding sequence ATGACTCGGACGAACGAAACAATGCAGCCTGTGGTGACCGATGGCTGGAAAGTGGACGGTTCGCTGGCATTGCGTCGCCGGATTATGGATCGTCTGGCGACCGCGCTCAGCATCGGCGCCACCTCGATTGCCCTGATCGCCCTTGGTTCCATTCTGTTCACGCTGGTCGCACGGGGCGCAGGTGGTCTGTCGCTGGTCACCTTCACGCACTCGACAGCTTCCCCGGGACTGAACGGCGGTCTGGCGAACGCCATCGTCGGAAGCCTGATCCAGACATTCGTATCGATTCTCATCGGTGCGCCGATCGGCATGATGTGTGGCATCTATCTGGCCGATTATGGACGCGGCTGGATGGCCAGCACCACGCGCTTCGTCTCGGACATGCTGCTGTCCGCTCCCTCGATCCTGATCGGCCTGTTCATCTATGAACTGGTCGTCGTGCCGACAGGGCAGTTTTCCGGCCTTGCGGGCTCGCTGGCTCTGGCGATTCTGGCGCTCCCGATCGTGGTGCGCACGACCGAAGACATGCTGCGTCTGGTGCCTGTGTCCCTCCGGGAAGCCGGCATCGGGCTGGGCGCGTCCAAGTGGCGGGTCATTCTCTTCATCTGCCTGCGTGCGGCCCGCACAGGTGTGCTGACCGGCGTGCTGCTGGCGGTGGCCCGTGTGGCCGGTGAGACGGCTCCGCTCCTGTTTACTTCTCTCGGCAATCTGGACTGGTCCGTCCGTCTGACCCAGCCGATGGCCAGCCTTCCGGTCACCATTTACCAGTATGCAGGGTCCGCGTTTGACGACTGGGTCCAGCTTGCATGGACCGGTGCGCTACTGGTCACGCTGGGCGTCCTGATCATCAATATTCTTGTCCGTGTCGGCTTTGGCCGCAAGGGAGCATAA
- the pstC gene encoding phosphate ABC transporter permease subunit PstC, whose product MNGIARTAGTVSGKPPENTEAHEAVLEAGSSLSGDSIFRWMVTAAGVGVLLLLGGIIIVMIGGGVQAFGTFGLSFFTTSVWNPVTQHFGALAPVFGTIATSLIGLVVAVPLAFGAAFWLTQMAPARVAAIVGMAVQLLAAVPSIIFGMWGFFVIVPLIARYVQPTLSHWFGHIPAIGALVAGAPFGTGLMTGGLILAVMIMPFVTAVMCDVFTSIPAVLKESGFGLGATRWEVMRSVILPWSRSAVVGSVVLGMGRAMGETMAVTFVIGNANKIGWSLFAPGNTIASLIALEFPESPAGSVKLSALMALGAILMGLSFIALAISRVLLGVSGKKEGR is encoded by the coding sequence ATGAACGGTATAGCGCGGACGGCTGGAACAGTTTCCGGAAAGCCGCCGGAAAACACAGAAGCGCACGAGGCGGTGCTCGAAGCCGGATCGAGCCTGAGTGGAGATTCCATTTTCCGCTGGATGGTGACGGCAGCCGGTGTGGGTGTCCTGCTGCTGCTTGGCGGGATCATTATCGTCATGATCGGCGGAGGAGTGCAGGCGTTCGGGACATTCGGACTGTCCTTTTTCACAACATCCGTCTGGAACCCTGTTACCCAGCATTTTGGCGCGCTGGCTCCCGTCTTCGGCACGATTGCCACAAGTCTGATCGGCCTTGTGGTCGCGGTTCCGCTCGCCTTCGGCGCGGCGTTCTGGCTGACCCAGATGGCCCCCGCCCGTGTGGCGGCGATTGTCGGCATGGCCGTACAGCTTCTCGCGGCGGTCCCCTCCATCATCTTCGGTATGTGGGGCTTTTTTGTTATCGTGCCGCTGATCGCCCGCTATGTGCAGCCCACCCTGAGCCACTGGTTCGGTCATATTCCGGCTATCGGTGCGCTGGTCGCCGGCGCACCGTTCGGCACAGGCCTGATGACCGGCGGCCTCATCCTCGCCGTCATGATCATGCCGTTCGTCACAGCCGTCATGTGCGATGTCTTCACGTCCATTCCGGCAGTGCTGAAGGAAAGCGGCTTCGGCCTGGGCGCCACGCGCTGGGAAGTGATGCGCAGCGTCATCCTGCCATGGTCCAGAAGCGCTGTCGTCGGCAGTGTCGTCCTCGGCATGGGTCGTGCGATGGGCGAGACGATGGCGGTCACCTTCGTGATCGGCAACGCGAACAAGATCGGCTGGTCCCTGTTCGCACCGGGTAACACCATCGCCTCCCTGATCGCTCTTGAGTTCCCCGAAAGCCCGGCAGGCAGTGTCAAGCTTTCGGCGCTGATGGCGCTGGGTGCGATCCTGATGGGACTGTCCTTCATTGCATTGGCGATTTCCCGTGTTCTGCTGGGCGTATCCGGCAAGAAGGAAGGGCGGTGA
- a CDS encoding DUF333 domain-containing protein — MTTGAAALLVGTVSACADGRPDKAPRIGMANPASVYCKKIGGRLELQQGPDGVHGICHLPDGTSMEEWALFRRDHSKPVGGSDTQ; from the coding sequence ATGACAACAGGAGCAGCGGCGCTGCTGGTCGGGACAGTGTCAGCCTGTGCCGATGGGCGGCCAGACAAGGCGCCCCGGATCGGCATGGCCAACCCGGCTTCGGTTTACTGTAAAAAAATCGGCGGTCGTCTCGAATTGCAACAGGGACCGGATGGCGTCCACGGCATCTGCCATTTACCGGACGGCACGTCCATGGAGGAGTGGGCGCTGTTCCGCCGCGACCATTCCAAGCCAGTGGGAGGAAGTGACACTCAATGA
- a CDS encoding nitroreductase family protein produces the protein MSNDRFKALWEERYGSGVPVPLVTSDPVTESLMAHRTVRAYLNTPLPEGALEAAIAAAQSASSSSNMQIWSVVAVEDQARKDRLATLAGNQAHIRQAPLLLIWLIDFGRLKRIGDAKGKSTENLEYLDTFMVGAVDTGIAAQNAVASFEAAGLGVVYLGGMRNNSEAVAKELNLPPLTAVAFGLSVGFPDPTRPAHIKPRLAPSVVLHREQYDATGEQESVAHYNDMYAAFQKAEGLPGKRWVDATLPRLESPKALHGRERLRDVLEKQGFGLR, from the coding sequence ATGAGCAACGACCGATTTAAAGCACTCTGGGAAGAACGCTACGGGAGCGGAGTGCCTGTTCCACTCGTGACGTCCGATCCGGTCACGGAAAGCCTCATGGCCCATCGCACAGTGCGCGCCTACCTGAACACGCCATTGCCCGAAGGAGCGCTGGAAGCCGCTATCGCCGCCGCGCAGTCGGCGTCGTCCTCCAGCAACATGCAGATCTGGAGCGTGGTGGCGGTCGAGGATCAGGCTCGCAAGGACAGGCTGGCGACGCTGGCTGGCAATCAGGCCCATATCCGGCAGGCGCCGCTGCTTCTGATCTGGCTGATCGACTTCGGGCGACTGAAACGGATCGGTGACGCCAAAGGCAAATCGACGGAGAATCTGGAGTATCTCGACACATTCATGGTCGGCGCGGTGGATACGGGCATTGCCGCGCAGAACGCTGTCGCATCCTTTGAGGCTGCCGGTCTTGGCGTCGTCTATCTCGGTGGAATGCGCAACAACAGCGAGGCTGTGGCGAAAGAACTCAATCTGCCGCCCCTGACAGCCGTTGCGTTCGGCCTGAGTGTCGGTTTTCCTGACCCGACCAGACCGGCGCATATCAAGCCCCGTCTTGCTCCCTCGGTCGTGCTGCATCGGGAACAGTATGATGCGACAGGCGAGCAGGAGAGTGTTGCTCACTATAATGATATGTATGCCGCTTTCCAGAAAGCGGAAGGTCTGCCCGGGAAGCGCTGGGTGGATGCGACATTGCCGCGTCTGGAATCCCCAAAGGCGCTGCATGGGCGCGAACGACTGCGGGATGTTCTGGAAAAGCAGGGATTTGGTTTGCGGTAA
- a CDS encoding TIM44-like domain-containing protein, producing MKTRPVLTTAVVLALSLASFSGIADARPGNGGSMGSRGSRTWSAPAPTRTSPYGAAPMERSIAPQQAPAYGNNTYGAPAYNNGMMRQPSRHPFLTGFAGGLLGAGLFGLMSGHGLMGGVHGLFGFIGLLIQIALGVFLVRWLFGLFMRRQNGGMSSGHGGGFAPARNAGPLSSGNQRTIQIGSQDYQAFQQLLLNVQAAWTQQNIPALQGMATPEMVSYFNQELAGLASRGERNVVSDVRFLQGDLSEAWSENGYDYATVALRYSLIDLTTDMMGRVVSGSSADPVTVTELWTFVRPSSGGGWLLSAIQQTR from the coding sequence ATGAAGACTCGCCCCGTTCTGACGACAGCGGTGGTTCTTGCGCTCTCCCTCGCATCGTTCTCAGGCATTGCGGACGCGCGTCCGGGCAATGGCGGCTCCATGGGAAGCCGTGGCAGCCGGACATGGTCCGCCCCCGCTCCGACCCGGACCTCGCCCTATGGTGCGGCCCCGATGGAGCGTTCGATCGCCCCCCAGCAGGCGCCCGCTTACGGAAACAATACTTACGGCGCACCAGCCTATAATAACGGCATGATGCGGCAACCGTCGCGCCATCCCTTTCTGACAGGCTTTGCCGGTGGACTTCTGGGCGCAGGACTGTTTGGCCTGATGTCCGGCCATGGTCTGATGGGCGGCGTCCATGGGCTCTTCGGGTTTATCGGCCTTCTGATCCAGATCGCTCTGGGTGTTTTCCTTGTGCGCTGGCTGTTCGGCCTGTTCATGCGCAGACAGAACGGCGGCATGTCCAGCGGTCATGGTGGTGGATTTGCTCCGGCACGGAACGCTGGCCCTCTCTCCTCCGGCAATCAGCGCACCATCCAGATCGGCTCGCAGGATTATCAGGCTTTCCAGCAGCTTCTGCTGAACGTGCAGGCCGCCTGGACGCAGCAGAACATCCCGGCCCTGCAGGGCATGGCGACGCCGGAGATGGTCAGTTACTTCAATCAGGAACTGGCAGGGCTGGCGAGCCGTGGAGAACGGAACGTCGTGTCTGATGTCCGTTTTCTTCAGGGCGATCTGTCTGAAGCCTGGTCTGAAAACGGCTACGACTACGCCACGGTGGCGCTGCGTTACAGCCTGATCGACCTGACAACCGACATGATGGGGCGTGTGGTCAGCGGCAGTTCCGCCGACCCGGTCACAGTGACGGAGCTGTGGACGTTCGTGCGTCCGTCATCCGGTGGTGGCTGGCTTCTGTCCGCCATTCAGCAGACACGCTGA
- a CDS encoding TldD/PmbA family protein: protein MTDSTPTLVPLDLACELAELARKKGADAADTICVGSTSLGVSVRNGVTEELERSETTDLGLRVFVGKRSAIVSTSTLDRGRFDALVDQALAMAHVLPEDGYAGLPEGIPLIGRLTDNTLDLVDKTEPTAEELLARARTTEEAAHAVEGVTNSAGASATWGRSLVALASTAGVAGYYERTRNSLSMSALAGQGTGMQRDWDFHSTVYLSDLEDPALIGANAGRNAVARLNPTQPRTGTMPVVYAPRVSNGLLGHLTGAINGAAIARGTSFLKEKMGQRIFAPGIRVLDDPHRQRGLRSKPFDGEGVACEPLELVADGVLQHWLLDCRSARQLGLTTNGRASRGTSSPPSPSVSNLYFAPGTISPADLISDIAEGVYVTEMMGSSINGLTGDYSRGASGFMIRNGQLAKPIAEFTVAGNLLDMFGRLQVADDLSFRFGSDAPTIRIDAMSIAGN, encoded by the coding sequence ATGACAGACTCCACGCCCACTCTGGTTCCTCTCGATCTTGCCTGCGAGCTTGCCGAACTGGCCCGGAAGAAGGGTGCCGATGCGGCGGACACGATCTGCGTTGGCAGCACGTCGCTCGGTGTGAGCGTCAGAAATGGTGTCACTGAAGAGTTGGAACGCTCCGAGACGACCGATCTTGGTCTGCGGGTTTTTGTCGGCAAGCGTTCGGCCATTGTCTCGACATCGACGCTGGACAGGGGCCGCTTCGACGCACTGGTCGATCAGGCGCTGGCCATGGCGCATGTTCTACCCGAAGACGGTTATGCCGGTCTGCCGGAAGGGATTCCGCTGATTGGGCGTCTGACCGACAACACTCTCGATCTCGTCGACAAGACCGAGCCGACGGCTGAAGAACTGCTTGCACGCGCCCGCACCACCGAGGAAGCGGCGCATGCCGTTGAAGGCGTGACGAATTCAGCCGGAGCCAGCGCCACATGGGGCCGTAGTCTTGTCGCGCTGGCAAGCACGGCGGGCGTTGCCGGATATTACGAACGCACACGCAATTCCCTCTCCATGAGCGCGCTCGCCGGTCAGGGAACGGGCATGCAGCGGGACTGGGACTTTCATTCCACCGTCTATCTGTCCGATCTGGAAGATCCCGCGCTGATCGGCGCGAACGCCGGTCGCAATGCGGTGGCGCGTCTCAATCCGACTCAGCCGCGCACCGGCACCATGCCGGTGGTGTATGCGCCGCGTGTCTCCAATGGACTGCTCGGCCATCTGACGGGCGCGATCAACGGCGCGGCGATTGCCCGCGGCACCTCGTTTCTGAAAGAGAAGATGGGGCAGCGGATCTTTGCGCCCGGTATCCGTGTGCTGGATGATCCGCACAGACAGCGCGGCCTGCGTTCCAAGCCGTTCGATGGCGAGGGTGTCGCCTGCGAGCCTCTGGAACTTGTCGCAGATGGCGTTTTGCAGCACTGGCTGCTCGACTGCCGGAGTGCGCGTCAGCTTGGCCTCACCACCAACGGACGGGCGAGCCGGGGGACATCGTCTCCTCCGTCCCCGAGTGTTTCCAACCTGTATTTTGCACCCGGAACCATTTCTCCCGCCGATCTCATCTCTGACATTGCAGAAGGCGTATATGTCACCGAGATGATGGGCTCGTCGATCAACGGGCTGACGGGCGATTACAGCCGTGGCGCCTCCGGTTTCATGATCCGCAACGGACAACTGGCTAAACCGATTGCCGAATTCACAGTTGCCGGCAATCTTCTGGACATGTTTGGCCGTCTACAAGTGGCTGACGATCTGTCCTTCCGTTTCGGGTCCGATGCCCCGACAATCCGTATCGACGCCATGAGCATCGCCGGAAACTGA